A genomic stretch from Komagataeibacter xylinus includes:
- a CDS encoding TetR family transcriptional regulator, with translation MDNDLFDATLLRSALERAGSHGWRHTTVVDAARDAGLSLETARKRFACKTKLLFMLGRLADESALVEDETEGSVRDKLFDMLMRRLDVFQQYREGVRSVLRALPTDPALALLLGGATLESMKWIATAAGVDTNGLAGALRLQALVGAWTLTLRTWDRDDSVDMGQTMAALEEALKRAGRFVSFGPEAAEPTAPAGHGHDTDPLVDLPLEPSA, from the coding sequence ATGGATAACGACCTGTTTGACGCCACCCTTCTCCGCTCCGCGCTGGAGCGTGCCGGTTCGCACGGATGGCGGCACACCACGGTCGTTGATGCCGCGCGTGATGCCGGGCTGAGCCTCGAGACCGCGCGCAAGCGCTTTGCATGCAAGACCAAGCTGCTGTTCATGCTCGGGCGCCTGGCCGATGAATCCGCCCTGGTGGAAGACGAAACGGAAGGCAGCGTGCGCGACAAACTGTTCGACATGCTCATGCGCAGGCTTGATGTGTTCCAGCAATACCGTGAGGGCGTGCGTAGCGTGCTGCGCGCCCTGCCCACCGACCCTGCTCTGGCCCTGCTGCTCGGTGGGGCCACGCTGGAAAGCATGAAGTGGATCGCCACCGCCGCGGGCGTGGACACCAATGGCCTTGCCGGGGCACTGCGCCTGCAGGCGCTGGTGGGCGCATGGACCCTGACCCTGCGCACATGGGACCGTGATGACAGCGTTGACATGGGCCAGACCATGGCAGCCCTGGAGGAGGCGCTCAAACGCGCGGGCCGCTTTGTCTCCTTCGGGCCTGAAGCTGCGGAACCCACGGCGCCCGCAGGCCACGGCCACGACACCGACCCGCTGGTCGACCTGCCGCTTGAGCCTTCAGCCTGA
- a CDS encoding alpha-E domain-containing protein, translating into MGAGVMTQLSVFPTPVLPGLRNLLSRYAESTMWLARYMERIENMARLIEVTGTSVHASNMDAGWDSVIRINADEDTFFLRHKVATERTVVEFYIIDPDNPDSIVSMARCVRENARVLRPLISTEMWMHLNVFTRWAMDLGPDDVGASYLSTLCTRLKQDCQTHFGITEGTLYRDQAWLFYLLGKNLERADQITRLIDIKYHTLLPSGEGVGSDIDLSQWTSVLRSAAAYHAFRRVLPEGMTPANIVGFLLKNDGFPRSLSTSLRCVYSVLGSLAGEYRLRHCGPILERVEELRVTLAEQTVEDIILRGLHEYMDWIQRELRLIQNEIADAFWPPVALRVAGSG; encoded by the coding sequence ATGGGTGCTGGCGTCATGACACAGCTTTCGGTTTTTCCCACCCCGGTGCTGCCGGGCCTGCGCAACCTGCTCTCGCGTTATGCGGAAAGCACGATGTGGCTGGCGCGTTACATGGAGCGCATCGAGAACATGGCCCGGCTGATCGAGGTCACGGGCACATCGGTGCATGCCAGCAACATGGATGCGGGATGGGACAGCGTCATCCGCATCAATGCCGATGAGGATACGTTCTTCCTGCGCCACAAGGTGGCGACCGAGCGCACCGTGGTCGAATTCTACATCATTGACCCCGATAACCCGGATTCGATCGTATCCATGGCGCGGTGCGTGCGCGAGAACGCCCGCGTGCTGCGCCCGCTGATCTCGACCGAGATGTGGATGCACCTCAACGTGTTTACCCGCTGGGCGATGGACCTCGGGCCTGATGATGTGGGGGCAAGCTATCTGTCCACGCTGTGCACGCGGCTCAAGCAGGACTGCCAGACCCATTTTGGCATAACCGAGGGCACGCTGTACCGTGATCAGGCCTGGCTGTTCTACCTGCTGGGCAAAAACCTTGAGCGCGCGGACCAGATCACGCGGCTGATCGACATCAAATACCACACCCTGCTGCCCAGTGGGGAAGGGGTGGGATCGGATATCGACCTGAGCCAGTGGACTTCCGTTCTGCGTTCGGCGGCGGCTTACCACGCCTTTCGCCGCGTGCTGCCCGAGGGCATGACGCCTGCCAATATCGTGGGCTTCCTGCTCAAGAATGACGGGTTTCCGCGTTCGCTCTCCACCAGCCTGCGCTGTGTCTACAGCGTGCTTGGCTCACTGGCGGGGGAATACCGGCTACGCCATTGCGGGCCGATTCTGGAGCGGGTGGAGGAACTGCGCGTGACACTGGCCGAACAGACGGTGGAAGACATCATCCTGCGCGGCCTGCATGAATACATGGACTGGATCCAGCGCGAATTGCGGCTGATCCAGAACGAGATCGCCGATGCTTTCTGGCCCCCGGTGGCCCTGCGAGTGGCGGGTAGCGGGTAG
- a CDS encoding circularly permuted type 2 ATP-grasp protein: MSDMKMAAQAAGLFATYDVPDFFCELLNRKDIPPAGLQQVRDRLARFDLAELRRRAAAVEAQFYRLGITFTVYSDREAIDRVLPFDVIPRVLTASEWDHVERGVQQRVRAINLFLHDIYHERRILRDGVIPAQLVLGNANYCQAMVGLDVPGGVYVHINGTDLVRDRDGRFLVLEDNARTPSGVSYVLEDRQMMLRLMPDLASGLDLRPVDEYGPRLHRALAEVAPAGVDDPQVVLLSPGIYNAAYFEHVFLAREMGIPLVEGRDLTVEDGRVYMRTVAGLQPVHSIYRRLNDDFLDPQVFNPDSLLGVPGLVDAYRRGNVTLANAIGTGVADDKAVYAYMPRIIRYYLDEEPILTNVETHICAEPEGLAYTLANLEHLVVKPVGESGGYGLLIGPHATQAELEDFRGRLRADPANYISQPVISLSVSPTLCPAGVEARHVDLRPFAVTGRETWVLPGGLSRVALRKGSLVVNSSQGGGAKDTWVLAS, from the coding sequence ATGAGTGACATGAAGATGGCGGCACAGGCCGCCGGGCTGTTCGCGACGTATGATGTCCCGGATTTTTTCTGTGAACTGCTCAACCGCAAGGACATCCCGCCCGCCGGGCTGCAACAGGTGCGCGACCGGCTGGCCCGTTTTGACCTGGCCGAGCTGCGCCGCCGCGCCGCTGCGGTCGAGGCGCAGTTCTACCGCCTTGGCATCACGTTTACCGTCTATTCCGACCGCGAGGCGATCGACCGTGTGCTGCCATTCGATGTCATTCCCCGTGTGCTGACGGCATCCGAGTGGGATCATGTCGAGCGTGGCGTGCAGCAGCGCGTCAGGGCCATCAACCTGTTCCTGCACGATATCTATCACGAGCGGCGCATATTGCGTGATGGCGTGATCCCGGCGCAGCTGGTGCTGGGCAACGCCAATTACTGTCAGGCCATGGTGGGGCTCGACGTGCCCGGCGGGGTGTACGTGCACATCAATGGCACCGATCTCGTGCGCGACCGCGATGGCCGCTTTCTGGTGCTTGAGGATAATGCGCGCACGCCTTCAGGCGTGTCGTATGTGCTCGAGGACCGGCAGATGATGCTGCGCCTCATGCCCGACCTTGCCTCCGGGCTGGACCTGCGCCCGGTTGATGAATACGGCCCCCGCCTGCACCGCGCGCTGGCGGAGGTGGCACCCGCGGGCGTGGATGACCCGCAGGTGGTCCTGCTCTCGCCGGGCATCTACAACGCCGCCTATTTCGAGCATGTGTTCCTTGCGCGCGAGATGGGCATACCGCTGGTGGAAGGCCGTGACCTGACCGTGGAGGACGGGCGGGTGTACATGCGCACCGTGGCCGGGCTGCAGCCGGTCCATTCCATCTATCGCAGGCTCAATGATGACTTTCTCGACCCGCAGGTGTTCAACCCCGACAGCCTGCTCGGCGTGCCGGGTCTGGTCGATGCCTACCGGCGCGGCAATGTCACGCTGGCCAACGCCATCGGCACCGGGGTGGCCGATGACAAGGCGGTCTATGCCTACATGCCGCGCATCATCCGCTACTACCTTGATGAAGAGCCGATCCTGACCAACGTGGAGACGCATATCTGCGCCGAGCCCGAGGGGCTGGCCTATACGCTGGCCAACCTTGAGCACCTTGTGGTCAAGCCGGTGGGCGAATCCGGCGGCTACGGCCTGCTGATCGGCCCGCATGCCACACAGGCCGAGCTGGAGGATTTTCGCGGCAGGCTGCGTGCGGACCCGGCCAATTACATCAGCCAGCCCGTCATCAGCCTGTCGGTCTCGCCCACGCTATGCCCTGCCGGTGTCGAGGCGCGGCATGTGGACCTGCGCCCCTTTGCCGTAACCGGGCGCGAGACATGGGTGCTGCCCGGCGGCCTGTCGCGCGTGGCGCTGCGCAAGGGGTCGCTTGTGGTCAATTCCTCGCAGGGCGGCGGGGCGAAGGATACATGGGTGCTGGCGTCATGA